A region from the Vibrio sp. SS-MA-C1-2 genome encodes:
- a CDS encoding capsule assembly Wzi family protein — MLKKLIRYGFLSSLFISGGASAISYQWIEADDLHLRADIQTLSDAGIITVPTTTYPLMWSGVIGNLNRTSSTKLADVSPMIKDAYLRVKHRYQSIHRKNYVVEASVGGGTDEAARFQHFGSPLREKGEATVGVSGMDGAFAYNIEATYALDAQDDEDFRMDGSYISAIWGNWIFSAGQYSEFYGPGWDTGLIMSTNARPIPSINLTRNNPEAFDVPVLKWLGPWTLTTGLGWMNDDDYRAVDNTLLWKFRSTIKPIHQLELGFSRTAQMCGDDQSCDANAWWKMLSGDSNTTVDDPIDVANQGATVDARWGDTAFGIPYGLYTEIYGEDSFDMSRFPVPFGKRSYLYGADITYQIRNQAIKTFFEYTDNQCRDNLPNCTYEHSTYTEGYRYYGRSLGNTYDNDSTTYVLGFIGNSANGHQWKSNLRYLDLNKDNTNAAPPGGNRVALIAEKATQFDFSYIYPIWIGKMETGASYTYSTYENDIDNDNQFDVWTKYTIAF, encoded by the coding sequence TTGCTAAAAAAACTCATACGGTATGGATTTCTTTCATCATTATTTATCAGTGGTGGCGCATCAGCTATCTCATATCAATGGATTGAGGCAGATGATTTACATTTGCGTGCTGATATTCAAACATTGTCCGATGCAGGCATCATTACGGTACCAACCACCACGTATCCACTTATGTGGAGTGGTGTCATTGGTAATTTAAATAGAACGAGTAGTACTAAATTAGCGGACGTTTCTCCGATGATTAAAGATGCTTATTTGCGCGTAAAGCATCGCTATCAAAGTATTCATCGGAAAAATTATGTTGTCGAGGCCTCCGTGGGTGGTGGAACCGATGAAGCTGCTCGCTTTCAACACTTTGGATCTCCTTTACGTGAAAAAGGTGAAGCTACTGTTGGTGTGAGTGGGATGGATGGTGCGTTTGCTTATAATATAGAAGCCACTTATGCGCTAGATGCTCAAGATGACGAAGATTTCCGTATGGATGGTAGTTATATTAGTGCTATATGGGGAAACTGGATCTTTAGTGCGGGGCAATATAGTGAGTTTTATGGCCCGGGTTGGGATACTGGGCTTATTATGAGTACCAATGCTCGTCCTATACCTTCTATTAATTTAACACGAAATAATCCTGAAGCATTTGATGTACCTGTATTAAAATGGTTGGGTCCATGGACATTAACAACAGGTTTAGGCTGGATGAATGATGATGATTATCGCGCGGTCGATAATACTCTGCTTTGGAAATTTAGAAGTACCATTAAACCCATCCACCAGTTAGAGCTTGGCTTTTCACGTACAGCTCAAATGTGTGGAGATGATCAAAGTTGCGATGCGAATGCTTGGTGGAAAATGCTAAGTGGTGATTCGAATACGACTGTTGATGATCCTATTGATGTTGCTAATCAAGGAGCGACAGTGGATGCACGCTGGGGTGATACAGCGTTTGGGATTCCTTATGGTCTGTATACGGAAATTTATGGTGAAGACAGTTTTGATATGTCGCGTTTCCCTGTTCCATTTGGTAAGAGAAGTTATCTTTATGGCGCGGATATTACCTATCAAATCAGAAACCAAGCGATAAAAACCTTTTTTGAATATACCGATAACCAATGCCGGGATAACCTCCCTAATTGTACATATGAGCACAGCACTTACACTGAAGGGTATCGTTATTACGGTCGAAGCTTGGGGAATACGTATGATAATGACAGCACAACTTATGTGTTAGGCTTTATAGGAAACTCTGCAAATGGTCATCAATGGAAAAGTAACCTTCGGTATTTAGATTTAAATAAAGATAATACTAATGCAGCTCCTCCAGGTGGTAACAGAGTTGCTCTCATTGCTGAAAAAGCGACTCAATTTGACTTTAGTTACATTTACCCTATTTGGATAGGGAAAATGGAAACTGGGGCTAGCTATACTTATTCAACGTATGAAAATGATATCGATAATGATAACCAATTTGATGTGTGGACCAAATACACCATTGCATTTTAA
- a CDS encoding site-specific integrase: MAHIRTRPNGRIQFDMHIYGQRFREGTKMMATPKNLAIAKAQLKQMNAEIDLGTFQYRDYFPTSKKIALFEQLQREKHPDRLFPFFDTYANDWFERQSPKWKPSYCEFVRINLDRYLIPELKNLLVSEVTLYHIEQFRYQLMDSNKDRARPLSNNRINSIFWTLIAIMHEASDVFKFDYPFKRYKPLRHQKSDVNPLSVSEVECFLSTVDETWRDYFIVRFWTGIRSCEAHGLMWKHIDLTHRLIKIRQNWVNGELGALKTESSRRDLIMSETLLAAFEQIKAKADDASADAFVFMDKNGRPLDTHYVSNKIWHPTLKKAGLKKRRAYETRHTAAVLHISALENPLYISHMLGHSDTSLLFDVYAPYVANAAREDGKKFNQLMADVGGKRYV; the protein is encoded by the coding sequence ATGGCTCACATTCGCACACGTCCAAATGGACGTATTCAGTTTGATATGCACATTTATGGTCAACGTTTCCGTGAAGGCACGAAAATGATGGCTACCCCAAAGAACCTCGCTATCGCTAAAGCACAACTCAAGCAGATGAATGCGGAGATTGATTTAGGGACTTTCCAATACCGTGACTACTTTCCAACAAGCAAAAAAATTGCTCTGTTTGAACAGTTACAGCGTGAAAAGCACCCTGATAGACTCTTCCCCTTTTTTGATACTTATGCCAACGATTGGTTTGAGCGTCAAAGCCCAAAATGGAAACCGAGTTATTGCGAATTTGTTCGTATTAACCTTGATCGCTATTTAATTCCAGAGCTAAAGAATCTATTGGTCAGTGAAGTAACGCTCTATCACATTGAGCAGTTTCGTTATCAATTAATGGATAGTAATAAAGATCGCGCTAGACCCTTGTCGAACAATCGTATTAATAGTATTTTTTGGACGCTCATTGCTATCATGCATGAAGCATCGGATGTCTTTAAGTTTGATTATCCCTTTAAGCGTTATAAGCCCTTGCGTCATCAAAAATCGGATGTCAATCCATTGAGTGTCAGTGAGGTTGAATGCTTTTTAAGTACCGTTGATGAAACATGGCGAGACTACTTTATTGTTCGTTTCTGGACAGGGATCCGAAGCTGTGAGGCGCATGGTTTAATGTGGAAACATATCGACCTAACCCATCGCTTAATAAAAATCCGCCAAAACTGGGTCAATGGAGAGTTAGGGGCGTTAAAAACAGAAAGCTCCCGCCGTGACTTAATCATGAGTGAAACTTTATTGGCTGCGTTTGAACAAATAAAAGCCAAAGCCGATGATGCCAGTGCTGATGCCTTTGTGTTTATGGATAAAAATGGGCGTCCTCTTGATACTCACTATGTGAGTAATAAAATCTGGCACCCAACGCTGAAAAAAGCTGGATTGAAAAAGCGACGCGCGTATGAGACTCGCCATACTGCGGCAGTCTTACATATCAGCGCCTTAGAAAACCCGCTCTATATCTCTCATATGCTCGGTCATAGCGATACAAGTTTATTATTTGATGTATACGCACCTTATGTGGCCAATGCCGCAAGAGAAGATGGGAAGAAGTTTAATCAATTAATGGCTGATGTTGGAGGAAAGCGTTATGTCTGA
- a CDS encoding 4Fe-4S binding protein codes for MSFIESFTLMLALIYSAMLLYTSGKKFGAIFVFLMVLVAITTAFYWPLLFALIGAVIVMTAMYYCKKELIEAQQRPNFLRNLCQHSMALSFFFVALQYSLHTAMLAMNISPDFLRPDVVDAFLPIAAAIELKAIVTLGYWDPVHPAGAVMLLTVMVTGVLCKRAFCGWICPIGLVGEYIYNLRTKYFKHVIKIPRWLDWPLRSLKYLLLAFFTFISVGMPINNIPYYLKGNYHKIADIKTAWVFVDPGLITLSVLGIILGLTLLQKRAFCRYFCPYGALLGLISFASPLKIRRNKVHCLNEHGDLSCNKCTRACPSNIVIHTKDQIRTDECQACMSCISACPKKEALGFKTRNGWQVSSKSLMVIVLIIMFGLPLIAYTAGFWHSQTSNEVRMQLLQVMNYISH; via the coding sequence TTGTCTTTTATTGAATCATTTACATTAATGTTAGCGCTTATTTATAGCGCAATGCTTTTATATACAAGCGGTAAAAAGTTCGGGGCAATATTTGTCTTTTTGATGGTATTAGTCGCAATAACGACGGCGTTTTATTGGCCTCTATTATTTGCTTTAATAGGCGCTGTTATTGTTATGACAGCGATGTATTATTGTAAGAAAGAGTTGATTGAAGCACAACAAAGACCCAACTTTTTACGCAATCTATGCCAACATTCGATGGCACTCTCTTTTTTCTTTGTTGCATTACAATATAGTCTTCACACTGCGATGTTAGCGATGAATATTAGTCCTGATTTTTTACGTCCAGATGTCGTTGATGCGTTCTTACCAATCGCTGCAGCGATAGAGCTTAAAGCCATTGTGACGCTAGGGTATTGGGATCCTGTCCATCCAGCAGGGGCCGTCATGTTGCTTACTGTGATGGTAACGGGTGTACTTTGTAAGCGAGCCTTTTGTGGTTGGATCTGTCCAATTGGATTGGTTGGAGAATATATTTATAACCTTAGAACAAAATACTTTAAACACGTCATCAAAATACCTCGCTGGTTGGATTGGCCACTACGCTCATTAAAATATCTGTTATTAGCTTTTTTTACTTTTATTTCAGTGGGCATGCCAATCAACAATATTCCTTACTATTTAAAAGGCAATTATCACAAAATTGCCGATATTAAAACCGCATGGGTGTTTGTTGATCCTGGGTTAATCACGCTATCTGTATTAGGAATAATTTTAGGGTTGACGTTATTACAAAAGCGGGCATTTTGTCGTTATTTTTGTCCTTATGGTGCTTTGTTAGGGCTGATTAGCTTTGCTAGCCCATTAAAAATTAGACGAAATAAAGTTCATTGCTTAAATGAACATGGTGATTTGAGTTGCAATAAATGCACAAGAGCTTGTCCATCTAATATTGTTATTCATACTAAAGATCAAATCCGTACCGATGAATGTCAGGCGTGTATGAGTTGTATTTCTGCTTGCCCTAAAAAAGAAGCGCTTGGATTTAAAACTAGAAATGGTTGGCAGGTATCAAGTAAATCGTTAATGGTTATCGTTTTAATTATTATGTTTGGTCTTCCACTTATCGCTTATACAGCAGGATTTTGGCATAGCCAGACCAGCAATGAGGTTCGAATGCAGTTACTTCAAGTGATGAACTACATTAGCCATTAA
- the glmM gene encoding phosphoglucosamine mutase, with translation MSRKYFGTDGVRGKVGEFPITPDFALKLGWAAGKVLSRAGTKKVIIGKDTRISGYMLESALEAGLASAGVSAVFTGPIPTPAVAYLTQTFRAEAGIVISASHNPFYDNGIKFFSGKGTKLPDDIELAIEAELDKPLTCVDSAELGKASRLNDAAGRYIEFCKGTFPSELSLEKLHIVVDCAHGAAYDIAPKVFRELGAKVTAIGVDPDGMNINKECGATSMGLIQSTVLEVGADVGIALDGDSDRIMMVDRDGKIIDGDLILYILAKHALLTGQLQGGVVGTLMTNMGMELALGKLSIPFIRANVGDRYVMEQMLERDWYLGGENSGHVICRKLVTTGDAIVAALQVLKAMAHSKQSLTELTQDVNMMPQILLNVRFKEGTDPLESDAVKLAVSEASEALNVGDSDALGRILLRKSGTEPVFRVMVEAKTQDLAQDWAQHIADAVTIK, from the coding sequence ATGTCACGTAAATATTTTGGTACTGATGGTGTTCGCGGTAAAGTGGGTGAGTTCCCAATCACACCAGATTTTGCATTAAAACTTGGCTGGGCTGCAGGTAAAGTTTTATCACGTGCTGGCACTAAAAAAGTGATTATTGGTAAAGATACGCGTATTTCTGGTTATATGCTGGAGTCGGCATTAGAAGCAGGTTTGGCGTCTGCAGGTGTCAGTGCTGTATTTACTGGTCCAATCCCAACACCTGCAGTTGCTTATTTAACGCAAACATTTCGTGCTGAAGCGGGTATTGTTATTAGTGCTTCACATAATCCATTTTATGATAATGGTATTAAGTTCTTCTCAGGAAAAGGGACTAAGCTTCCTGATGATATCGAGCTTGCGATTGAAGCCGAACTTGATAAACCACTGACATGTGTTGATTCAGCTGAGCTTGGTAAAGCAAGCCGATTGAATGATGCTGCTGGGCGTTATATTGAATTCTGTAAGGGGACTTTCCCATCAGAGTTATCTTTAGAGAAACTGCATATTGTTGTCGATTGTGCTCATGGCGCGGCGTATGACATTGCACCTAAAGTGTTCCGTGAGCTTGGTGCCAAAGTTACCGCAATTGGTGTTGATCCAGATGGTATGAACATCAATAAAGAGTGTGGCGCGACCTCTATGGGGTTAATCCAATCGACAGTGCTTGAAGTCGGCGCAGATGTCGGTATTGCATTAGATGGTGACAGTGATCGTATCATGATGGTAGATCGTGATGGTAAGATCATCGATGGTGATTTAATCCTTTATATCTTGGCTAAACATGCTTTACTGACAGGGCAGCTTCAAGGTGGCGTTGTTGGTACATTAATGACTAACATGGGTATGGAGCTTGCTTTAGGTAAGTTAAGTATTCCATTTATACGTGCCAATGTAGGCGATCGCTATGTTATGGAGCAAATGCTTGAACGTGATTGGTATTTAGGTGGTGAGAATTCTGGTCATGTTATCTGCCGCAAGCTCGTTACGACGGGGGATGCAATTGTTGCTGCACTTCAAGTCTTAAAAGCGATGGCGCACAGTAAGCAATCACTTACAGAGTTGACGCAAGATGTGAACATGATGCCTCAAATCTTGCTTAATGTAAGATTTAAAGAAGGCACTGATCCATTAGAAAGTGATGCTGTTAAGCTAGCGGTCTCTGAAGCGAGTGAAGCACTCAATGTGGGTGACAGTGATGCACTTGGTCGTATTTTGCTGCGTAAGTCAGGTACTGAGCCCGTATTTCGCGTGATGGTTGAGGCGAAAACTCAAGATTTAGCTCAAGACTGGGCGCAACATATTGCAGATGCAGTAACGATTAAATAA